A single region of the Sus scrofa isolate TJ Tabasco breed Duroc chromosome 17, Sscrofa11.1, whole genome shotgun sequence genome encodes:
- the SNX5 gene encoding sorting nexin-5 isoform X3, with protein sequence MQKLGEGEGSMTKEEFAKMKQELEAEYLAVFKKTVSSHEVFLQRLSSHPVLSKDRNFHVFLEYDQDLSVRRKNTKEMFGGFFKSVVKSADEVLFSGVKEVDDFFEQEKNFLINYYNRIKDSCAKADRMTRSHKNVADDYIHTAACLHSLASEEPTVIKKYLLKVAELFEKLRKVESRVSSDEDLKLTELLRYYMLNIEAAKDLLYRRTKALIDYENSNKALDKARLKSRDIKLAEAHQQECCQKFEQLSESAKEELINFKRKRVAAFRKNLIEMSELEIKHARNNVSLLQSCIDLFKNN encoded by the exons ATGCAAAAACTGGGAGAGGGTGAAGGGTCAATGACCAAAGAAGAATTTGCCAAGATGAAGCAAGAGCTGGAAGC TGAGTATCTTGCTGTCTTTAAGAAGACTGTGTCCTCTCATGAGGTCTTCCTTCAGCGGCTCTCCTCTCATCCTGTTCTCAGTAAAGATCGAAACTTTCATGTTTTCCTGGAATATGACCAAGAT CTAAGTGTTAGGAGGAAAAATACCAAAGAGATGTTTGGTGGCTTTTTCAAAAGTGTGGTGAAAAGTGCTGATGAAGTCCTTTTTTCAGGAGTTAAG GAGGTAGATGATTTCTTTGAACAAGAGAAGAATTTTCTCATTAACTATTATAATAGAATCAAGGATTCATGTGCAAAGGCTGACAGAATGACCAGATCTCATAAAA ATGTTGCTGACGACTAtatccacactgcagcttgcctGCATAGTCTCGCTTCAGAAGAGCCCACGGTCATCAAAAA GTACCTATTGAAGGTTGCTGAGctatttgaaaaacttagg AAAGTAGAGAGTCGGGTCTCCTCAGATGAAGACTTGAAGCTGACAGAGCTCCTCCGGTACTACATGCTCAACATTGAGGCTGCTAAG GATCTCTTATACAGACGCACCAAAGCCCTCATTGACTATGAGAATTCAAACAAAGCATTGGATAAGGCCCGGTTAAAAAGCAGAGACATCAAGTTGGCTGAGGCACACCAGCAAGAATGCTGCCAGAAATTTGAACAGCTTTCTGAATCTGCAAAAGAAG agctGATCAATTTCAAACGAAAGAGAGTGGCGGCATTTAGAAAGAATCTAATTGAAATGTCAGAACTGGAAATAAAGCATGCCAGG AACAATGTCTCCCTCCTGCAGAGCTGCATTGACTTGTTCAAGAACAACTGA